CTTGCTAGTGCCATAACTGCACCAATTTTTAAAAACTCTGCCGGCATAAACGTCATCCCATATATTTTAATCCATCTATTTCCACCTTGAAATTCTGATCCCAAACCTAACAATAATGTCAACTGAATAAGCAATGTGATAATAAAAATTGGAATAGATAATCTCTTGAATAACTCCATAGGCATATTTGCAACTATTATCATAGCAATTATACCTGCCACAGCAAAAATAGTTTGTTTTCTTATGAAATGATAAGGGTCATTCATCATAGCTAAAGCATCCGGATAGCTCGAACTAAAGACCATAACCAGTCCAAAAAAAACCAATAAGAGGATTGTCAACAATAAAATTCTATCAATTTTCTTCTGCAACAAACTCTCCTCCAATCTCAATGTCTATCTCAAATTCTCTACTAACTTCTTAAAATGTTTACCTCTTTGTTCGTAATTATCGTACATTCCCCAACTAGCACATGCTGGAGATAACAATACAATATCACTATTTTCAGCTATATTCCAAGCTTTTTCAACTGCCTCATCCATGTTTTCAACTCTAGAATACTCATTGAAATTATATTTCTCAGCAGTTCTTATAATCTGATCTGCAGTTTCTCCCATAACAAACATATGCTTCACCTTGCCATCAAATGCCTTTATATAATCATCAAATTCTGAACCTTTATCATAGCCACCTGCTATCAATATAGTACTTGATTTCATTGCTTCTAATGCTTTTATAGATGAATCTGGATTCGTTCCTTTTGAATCATTGTAAAAACTAACTCCATCTATTTCTTTTACAAATTCAAGTCTATGTTCTACTGCATTAAACTGTTCAAAACTCTTTCTAACTAAATCAAAATCTAGACCAAGTGCAACTGCAATTCCAGCTGCAGCCATGGCATTCTGATAATTATGATTGCCAACTATATTCAAATTCTTAACATTTACTATTTCAGTATCAGACTCACCATTATTGTATATAATAAAATCACCACTTAAATATATTCCATTTTGAATTGGTGTTTTCTGCGAAAAATAAATCACTTTAGATTTTACTTTCTCTCCAAGCTTTCTCACATCATCATCATCATAATTTAATACTGCAAAATCTTCTTCAGTTTGTCTCTCTAGCATTTTCGACTTAGCACTAATATAAGC
The genomic region above belongs to Tissierellales bacterium and contains:
- the murD gene encoding UDP-N-acetylmuramoyl-L-alanine--D-glutamate ligase, whose product is MIELKGKRALVLGLGVSGVSAVKALDKLGASVVVSDSKDIDELQEYTEQLKDLKIGFCLGSNNALHGIFDFVIKSPGIPLDIPILDMARERGVEIMTDIELVDRLFPNKIVAITGTNGKTTTTCLTGEMIEAQGIETHIMGNVGVGALWEATQRQDDDDVFVIEASSFQLESTTEFKPDVGVILNFSPDHLSWHGSYEAYISAKSKMLERQTEEDFAVLNYDDDDVRKLGEKVKSKVIYFSQKTPIQNGIYLSGDFIIYNNGESDTEIVNVKNLNIVGNHNYQNAMAAAGIAVALGLDFDLVRKSFEQFNAVEHRLEFVKEIDGVSFYNDSKGTNPDSSIKALEAMKSSTILIAGGYDKGSEFDDYIKAFDGKVKHMFVMGETADQIIRTAEKYNFNEYSRVENMDEAVEKAWNIAENSDIVLLSPACASWGMYDNYEQRGKHFKKLVENLR